A single Clostridium sp. AN503 DNA region contains:
- the pdxA gene encoding 4-hydroxythreonine-4-phosphate dehydrogenase PdxA: MNEKPIVGITMGDPAGNGPEITVKALAHADVYDRCRPIVVGDAKMIQQAARFVGRSDITIHRCEKVSDAQFTPGTIDVLHLELIPDAAAFPIGKVSIEGGNAAFQCVKKVIELALAGEVDATCTNALNKEAMNKALEADHGEQSDGHTHFDGHTEIYATYTGTKKYTMMLAHHDLRVVHVSTHVSLREACDRVKKDRVLEVIEIAHKACRDMGIENPKVAVAGLNPHCGENGLFGTEEIQEIKPAIEAAKAEGINAIGPIPPDSVFSEALGGWYDIVVCMYHDQGHIPLKTVGFVYDRGKQEWKAVEGVNVTLGLPIIRTSVDHGTGFALAGKGTSNELSLVNAIDYAIRMAESRKA; this comes from the coding sequence ATGAATGAAAAGCCAATCGTCGGCATTACCATGGGCGATCCCGCAGGCAACGGACCTGAGATCACGGTCAAAGCGCTGGCTCACGCCGACGTCTACGACCGCTGCCGCCCCATCGTGGTCGGCGACGCCAAAATGATCCAACAGGCGGCCCGCTTCGTCGGCCGCTCCGATATCACGATCCACCGCTGCGAAAAAGTAAGCGATGCACAGTTCACTCCGGGTACCATCGACGTACTGCATCTGGAGCTGATCCCCGACGCAGCAGCATTTCCCATCGGGAAAGTCAGCATCGAGGGCGGAAACGCCGCGTTCCAGTGCGTGAAAAAAGTCATCGAGCTGGCTCTGGCCGGTGAAGTGGACGCCACCTGCACCAACGCCCTGAACAAGGAAGCCATGAACAAAGCCCTGGAGGCAGACCACGGCGAACAGTCCGACGGACATACCCATTTCGATGGACACACCGAGATCTACGCCACCTATACAGGCACCAAAAAGTATACGATGATGCTGGCCCACCATGACCTGCGGGTCGTGCACGTTTCCACCCATGTTTCCCTGCGCGAAGCCTGTGACCGTGTGAAAAAGGACCGTGTCCTGGAAGTCATCGAGATCGCCCACAAAGCATGCAGGGATATGGGCATCGAAAACCCAAAGGTCGCCGTCGCCGGTTTAAACCCCCACTGCGGTGAGAACGGTCTTTTCGGCACCGAGGAGATCCAGGAGATCAAGCCGGCCATCGAAGCCGCCAAAGCCGAAGGCATAAACGCCATCGGCCCGATCCCGCCGGACAGCGTATTTTCCGAGGCGCTGGGCGGCTGGTACGACATCGTGGTCTGCATGTACCACGACCAGGGGCATATCCCCTTAAAGACCGTCGGGTTTGTCTACGACCGCGGCAAGCAGGAATGGAAAGCCGTCGAGGGCGTCAATGTGACCCTGGGGCTTCCGATCATCCGTACCAGCGTGGACCACGGCACCGGATTCGCTCTTGCAGGCAAGGGCACCAGCAACGAACTGAGTCTTGTCAACGCGATCGATTACGCCATCCGCATGGCTGAAAGCCGCAAAGCATGA
- the dapA gene encoding 4-hydroxy-tetrahydrodipicolinate synthase gives MKAIELKGIIPPIITPMYEDESINVAELRRQVDRMIEGGVHALFPFGTNGEGYILTAAEKKLVLETVIEQCNGRVPVYAGTGCISTKETVEQSRMAQAAGADVLSIITPSFAAASQEELYTHYKTVAEAVDMPIVLYNIPARTGNALAPATVARLAEIDNIVGAKDSSGNFTNILGYIDAGKKKKNGSFYTLSGNDQLIIWTLMAGGTGGIAGCANVYPHTMASIYNLFMEGRIDEARAANESIQSFRACFKYGNPNTIVKTATRLLGYEVGPCRAPFNQVPEEGIQALKKVLAENEAKGMH, from the coding sequence ATGAAAGCAATCGAACTGAAAGGTATTATCCCGCCGATCATCACCCCCATGTATGAGGACGAGAGCATCAACGTGGCAGAGCTCCGCCGCCAGGTAGACCGCATGATCGAGGGCGGCGTCCACGCGCTGTTCCCCTTCGGCACCAACGGAGAAGGCTATATCCTGACCGCGGCGGAAAAAAAGCTTGTTCTGGAAACCGTCATCGAGCAGTGTAACGGCCGTGTCCCGGTCTACGCAGGCACCGGCTGCATTTCCACCAAAGAGACCGTCGAGCAGAGCAGGATGGCCCAGGCCGCAGGCGCGGACGTGCTGTCCATCATCACCCCCAGCTTTGCAGCCGCCAGCCAGGAAGAGCTGTACACCCACTACAAGACCGTAGCAGAGGCCGTGGATATGCCGATCGTACTGTACAACATCCCTGCCCGCACCGGCAACGCCCTGGCTCCCGCCACCGTGGCCCGTCTGGCTGAGATCGACAATATCGTAGGCGCCAAGGATTCCAGCGGCAATTTCACCAACATCCTGGGATACATAGACGCAGGCAAAAAGAAGAAAAACGGGTCATTTTACACCTTGTCCGGCAATGACCAGCTGATCATCTGGACCCTGATGGCAGGCGGTACCGGCGGGATCGCAGGCTGCGCCAACGTCTACCCGCACACCATGGCTTCCATCTATAACCTGTTTATGGAAGGCAGGATCGACGAGGCCAGAGCCGCTAACGAAAGTATCCAGAGCTTCCGCGCCTGCTTCAAATACGGCAACCCCAATACCATTGTCAAGACCGCCACCCGCCTTTTAGGCTACGAAGTCGGCCCCTGCCGCGCACCGTTCAACCAGGTTCCGGAGGAAGGCATCCAGGCTCTCAAAAAGGTTCTGGCTGAGAACGAAGCCAAAGGCATGCACTAA
- a CDS encoding iron-containing alcohol dehydrogenase: MLTTYNLKMPHAVYGGENAMEQITTILKTAGVKRVAMFTDKGIEAAGLFRLPEEAVKAAGAGYYVLDDLPAEPSYMAVQKLVDQFKESGADMIVACGGGSVLDAAKLASVLVTDEYGVKELLDDPGRAKKCVPIILIPTTAGTGAEVTPNSIVAVPEKELKVGIVNENMIADYVILDARMIKNLPRGIAAATGVDALAHCIECFTSNKSNPFSDLYALEGLDLIFNNIEKACDDPEAMEAKNRMQIAAYYGGLAITASGTTAVHALSYPLGGKYHIAHGVSNAILLAPVMRFNEPACRERFAIAYDRCCHDEVKTCKTAEEKSAWIISRLEQIVKHLDIPTSLKEFGVPESDLDSLVEAGMQVQRLLVNNPRTLTAEDARALYKEIM; this comes from the coding sequence ATGCTTACCACCTATAATTTAAAAATGCCCCACGCCGTCTACGGCGGTGAAAACGCAATGGAGCAGATCACCACGATCTTAAAAACTGCCGGAGTCAAACGCGTGGCGATGTTCACCGATAAAGGGATCGAAGCCGCCGGACTGTTCCGGCTGCCGGAGGAGGCAGTTAAGGCCGCCGGAGCCGGCTACTATGTGCTGGACGACCTTCCGGCGGAACCGAGCTACATGGCTGTTCAAAAACTGGTCGACCAGTTCAAGGAGAGCGGGGCCGACATGATCGTGGCCTGCGGCGGCGGCAGCGTCCTGGACGCAGCCAAGCTGGCCAGCGTGCTGGTGACCGATGAATACGGCGTCAAGGAGCTGCTTGACGATCCGGGACGCGCCAAAAAATGCGTGCCGATCATCCTGATCCCCACCACCGCCGGAACCGGAGCCGAGGTCACCCCCAACTCCATCGTAGCCGTGCCGGAAAAAGAACTGAAGGTCGGCATCGTCAACGAGAACATGATCGCAGATTACGTGATCCTGGACGCCCGCATGATCAAGAACCTGCCGCGTGGGATCGCTGCCGCAACCGGCGTTGACGCCCTGGCCCACTGCATCGAATGCTTTACCAGCAACAAATCCAACCCGTTCAGCGACCTTTACGCCCTGGAGGGCCTGGACCTGATCTTCAACAACATTGAGAAAGCCTGCGACGACCCGGAAGCCATGGAAGCCAAGAACCGCATGCAGATCGCAGCCTACTACGGCGGCCTGGCTATCACCGCCAGCGGCACCACCGCAGTCCACGCCTTAAGCTATCCTCTGGGCGGCAAGTACCATATCGCCCACGGCGTTTCCAACGCGATCCTGCTGGCCCCGGTCATGCGCTTCAACGAACCCGCCTGCCGGGAACGATTCGCCATCGCCTATGACCGCTGCTGCCACGATGAGGTTAAGACCTGCAAGACCGCAGAGGAAAAATCCGCGTGGATCATCAGCCGTTTGGAACAGATCGTAAAGCACCTGGATATCCCCACCAGCCTCAAAGAATTCGGCGTGCCGGAGAGCGACTTGGACAGCCTGGTGGAAGCCGGTATGCAGGTTCAGCGCCTGCTGGTCAACAACCCGCGTACCCTTACGGCCGAGGATGCCCGCGCACTTTATAAAGAGATCATGTAA
- a CDS encoding sialidase family protein yields the protein MTYPKLPCLTWDGTIYENEEMGTLEALLPTGGYPTAHAPALLELPDGSLLCCWFAGTYEGSADIHVICSILPKDGAAWLPPVDISGDPARSEQNPSLFYGPDNAVWAMYTAQLDRQEGKDNMQFTSVVRCQKSTDGGRSWGPYETYFPEEGTFCRQPIQILSNGRWILSNWICTDSADGLSGDPTAFRISDDQGKTWRKVMMPESNGHVHANVVELEPGHLAAFMRNREAYRIHRSESFDWGETWSKPEPTPLPNNNSSISAVKLQSGRVAIAYNPTCTPDPQPGKAAWPGLRCPVAVALSEDGGLTFPVIRWMERGEGFIGDENKTNNKQYEYPYIMQSRDGMLHLAYAARTRLGVKYIRFTEQDVLGAKRERVGLYNPTAAQSH from the coding sequence ATGACGTATCCAAAGCTTCCCTGTCTGACCTGGGACGGTACCATCTATGAAAATGAAGAAATGGGCACCTTAGAAGCGCTGCTTCCCACCGGAGGTTATCCCACCGCACACGCCCCGGCCCTTCTGGAACTTCCGGACGGCAGCCTGCTGTGCTGCTGGTTTGCCGGCACCTATGAGGGCAGCGCTGATATCCATGTGATCTGCTCCATCCTGCCAAAAGACGGCGCGGCATGGCTGCCGCCGGTGGATATCTCCGGCGACCCGGCCCGCAGTGAGCAGAACCCTTCCCTGTTCTATGGTCCCGACAACGCCGTGTGGGCCATGTACACCGCCCAGCTGGACCGTCAGGAGGGCAAGGACAACATGCAGTTTACCTCCGTGGTCCGCTGCCAGAAGAGCACCGACGGCGGACGGAGCTGGGGCCCCTATGAGACCTATTTCCCGGAGGAGGGAACCTTCTGCCGCCAGCCGATCCAGATCCTTTCAAACGGACGGTGGATCTTGTCCAACTGGATCTGCACCGATTCCGCCGACGGCCTCTCCGGAGACCCCACCGCATTCCGCATTTCCGACGACCAGGGCAAGACCTGGCGCAAGGTCATGATGCCGGAGAGCAACGGCCACGTCCACGCCAATGTGGTGGAGCTGGAGCCTGGGCACCTGGCAGCCTTCATGCGCAACCGGGAAGCCTACCGCATCCACCGCAGCGAGTCCTTTGACTGGGGTGAGACCTGGAGCAAGCCGGAGCCGACGCCGCTGCCCAACAACAATTCCAGCATCAGCGCCGTCAAGCTCCAGAGCGGGCGTGTCGCCATTGCATACAATCCGACCTGCACGCCTGACCCGCAGCCCGGCAAGGCGGCCTGGCCGGGACTTCGCTGCCCGGTAGCCGTGGCCTTATCCGAGGACGGCGGCCTGACCTTCCCGGTCATCCGGTGGATGGAGCGGGGCGAGGGCTTCATCGGCGACGAGAACAAGACCAACAACAAACAATATGAATACCCATACATCATGCAGAGCCGGGACGGCATGCTGCATCTGGCATATGCCGCACGCACCCGCCTGGGTGTCAAATACATCCGCTTCACCGAGCAGGACGTGCTGGGAGCCAAACGGGAGCGCGTAGGCTTATACAACCCCACCGCTGCCCAGAGCCACTGA
- a CDS encoding four-carbon acid sugar kinase family protein, translating to MILLLIIADDFTGALDTGVQFAAHGIRTRVVVDPEVDFAAQEAQVLVIDTETRHLPASKAYEVVAGLTRRALDAGVRYIYKKTDSALRGNIGAELTAVFKASGVGQLPFLPAFPQTGRITSGGVHYVDGVPVTESPFGRDPFEPVTHAVITELIAEQSDLPARSFPALTDEDGIPQDKGILVFDAADAGDLLRTGRKLLEHHTPEHQLLVQDSPHILAGCAGFGAVLPELLGLAGETAHPLPKLDPRLLVVCGSVNPITLAQLDRAEQDGFARLRLTLRQKLEPGYWQSDVGKNDLIQIEKMLAANPLCIIESNDLGGNRPTAEYAEKLGIDLETLRVRIAGSLGYLVGEIFTSPSLGTLLLTGGDTLLQCMNCIGVRELEPLCELEKGVVLASFTYNGCTRHVITKSGGFGQESLLTDLTKKLEEKL from the coding sequence ATGATCCTTCTTTTGATTATCGCGGACGATTTCACCGGAGCGCTGGACACCGGCGTACAGTTTGCAGCCCACGGGATCAGGACCCGCGTTGTCGTGGACCCGGAAGTGGATTTTGCCGCGCAGGAAGCCCAGGTTCTGGTCATCGATACGGAGACCCGGCATCTTCCGGCCTCCAAAGCCTATGAGGTGGTCGCGGGACTGACCAGGCGCGCCCTTGACGCCGGAGTGCGGTATATCTACAAAAAAACCGATTCCGCGCTGCGGGGCAACATCGGAGCCGAGCTGACTGCCGTTTTTAAAGCCAGCGGCGTGGGCCAGCTCCCATTCCTGCCCGCCTTTCCGCAGACAGGCCGCATCACCAGCGGCGGCGTTCATTATGTGGACGGTGTACCGGTGACGGAAAGCCCCTTTGGGCGTGATCCATTTGAACCGGTGACGCACGCTGTCATCACCGAACTGATCGCGGAACAGAGCGACCTGCCCGCCAGAAGCTTCCCTGCGCTGACAGACGAGGACGGCATCCCGCAGGACAAAGGCATCCTGGTGTTTGACGCAGCCGATGCCGGTGACCTGTTGCGAACAGGCCGTAAACTTCTGGAACATCACACGCCGGAACATCAGCTTCTGGTCCAGGATAGCCCGCACATTCTGGCAGGCTGCGCCGGTTTCGGAGCTGTATTGCCCGAGCTGCTTGGACTAGCCGGAGAGACGGCACATCCGCTGCCAAAGCTCGATCCAAGGCTTTTAGTGGTCTGCGGAAGCGTCAATCCCATCACATTGGCGCAGCTTGACCGTGCCGAACAGGACGGCTTCGCCCGCCTGCGGCTCACTCTGCGGCAGAAACTGGAACCAGGCTACTGGCAGAGCGACGTGGGGAAAAACGACCTGATCCAGATCGAGAAAATGCTGGCTGCCAACCCGCTCTGTATCATCGAATCCAACGACTTAGGCGGCAACCGGCCTACCGCGGAATATGCAGAGAAGCTGGGCATTGACTTAGAAACCCTGCGTGTCCGCATCGCAGGAAGCCTGGGATACTTAGTCGGTGAGATCTTCACCAGTCCCTCCCTTGGCACCCTGCTCCTGACAGGAGGGGACACCCTGCTGCAATGCATGAACTGCATCGGCGTCCGGGAACTGGAACCGCTCTGCGAACTGGAAAAAGGCGTTGTACTGGCAAGCTTTACTTACAACGGCTGCACGCGCCACGTTATCACCAAATCAGGCGGCTTCGGACAGGAGAGCCTGCTTACCGATCTGACAAAAAAACTGGAGGAAAAATTATGA
- a CDS encoding PrpR N-terminal domain-containing protein codes for MVKTGTRILGIAPYEGMRTVMERAAQAYPDVQLDVYIGDLLEGAAVVQRMPPNSYDCIISRGGTAMLIRQVTDLPVVDIHLSVYDVLSAMKLAENYSDLYAIVGFPSITEPAHTLCDLLGYHLDILTVHSADEVPQILERLEQDGYRMVVCDMVTHTAARQMGLDAFLITSGVESLHTAIDQAVNISQWFQRLRQENLFLRSITQDQNGRVVVLEHDGAVFYSSPTKPAEGLLKALRERLREVPSAGSLKFYHTERDQLYRITAQTLLMDDERYSLFYCVPSRISLHSQWGRGLRSMNRGECEYLFMTSFYSISGAMGTLDSEIRTLAAVRQPVMIRGEAGTGKEQIARYLYLHSPLANKPFVLVNCELMTEKSWDFLLGHDNSPLNATGNTVYFQNFESLPETRGPELLAAILETGLARRVRLLFSFVCRDGEPVPDMMRRFSTRLGCLTLNLPSLRSRSDEIPSLASLYLSNLKIELGKQISGFEPRAIEMLRQYDWPNNYTQFKHVLRTLATLTASTYIRSNAVAELLAKERSLRLSPVPAAASLDIECTLEEIIGGVVQQAVAAHNGNRAAAARQLGISRTTLWRYLNKSEEDFV; via the coding sequence ATGGTCAAAACAGGTACACGGATTCTGGGGATTGCCCCATATGAGGGAATGCGCACGGTCATGGAACGCGCGGCTCAGGCTTACCCGGATGTTCAGCTGGATGTTTATATCGGCGACCTGTTGGAAGGAGCCGCTGTTGTGCAGCGTATGCCGCCCAATTCTTATGACTGCATCATTTCCCGGGGCGGCACCGCAATGCTGATCCGCCAGGTGACAGATCTTCCAGTGGTGGATATCCACCTTTCAGTCTACGATGTGCTGAGCGCCATGAAGCTGGCTGAGAATTATTCGGACCTGTATGCGATCGTGGGGTTCCCCAGCATTACGGAACCCGCGCATACTCTGTGCGACCTGCTGGGTTACCATCTGGATATATTGACCGTGCACAGTGCTGACGAGGTTCCTCAGATTCTGGAACGGTTGGAACAGGACGGCTACCGCATGGTGGTATGTGACATGGTCACCCATACCGCGGCCCGGCAGATGGGACTGGACGCGTTCCTGATCACATCGGGTGTGGAGAGCCTTCATACAGCCATCGACCAGGCGGTCAATATCAGCCAGTGGTTCCAGCGCCTCCGGCAGGAAAACCTGTTCCTGCGCAGCATCACCCAGGATCAGAACGGCCGCGTGGTTGTTCTGGAGCATGACGGGGCCGTATTCTACAGCAGTCCGACTAAGCCCGCGGAGGGGCTTTTAAAAGCGCTGCGGGAACGCCTGCGGGAAGTGCCGTCCGCCGGGTCGCTCAAATTCTACCATACGGAGCGGGATCAGCTGTACAGGATCACGGCGCAGACGCTTCTGATGGATGATGAGCGGTACAGCCTGTTTTATTGTGTGCCGTCGCGGATTTCCCTGCATTCCCAATGGGGACGGGGGCTGCGTTCCATGAACAGGGGAGAGTGCGAGTATCTGTTTATGACCAGTTTTTACAGCATCAGCGGGGCGATGGGGACGCTGGATTCCGAGATCCGGACGCTGGCTGCAGTACGGCAGCCTGTCATGATCCGGGGAGAGGCGGGAACTGGAAAGGAGCAGATTGCCCGGTATTTGTATCTGCACAGTCCACTGGCAAATAAACCGTTTGTGCTGGTCAATTGTGAGCTGATGACGGAAAAAAGCTGGGATTTTCTGTTGGGACACGACAATTCGCCTTTGAATGCAACCGGAAATACGGTGTATTTTCAGAATTTTGAATCTTTGCCCGAGACACGGGGGCCGGAACTGTTGGCGGCTATCCTGGAAACGGGTCTGGCCCGCCGGGTGCGGCTGCTCTTTTCATTTGTCTGCCGCGATGGGGAACCGGTCCCTGATATGATGCGCCGGTTCAGCACCAGGCTGGGCTGCCTGACCTTAAACCTGCCGTCCCTGCGCAGTCGTTCGGACGAGATCCCTTCGCTGGCAAGTCTTTACCTCAGCAACTTAAAGATCGAGCTGGGCAAGCAGATCTCCGGCTTTGAGCCGAGGGCCATCGAGATGCTCCGCCAGTACGACTGGCCGAACAACTATACGCAGTTCAAGCATGTGCTGCGGACACTGGCAACACTCACGGCTTCGACCTACATACGCAGCAACGCGGTGGCGGAGCTTTTGGCAAAGGAACGCTCCCTGCGTCTTAGCCCGGTCCCGGCGGCAGCTTCGCTGGATATAGAGTGTACACTGGAGGAGATCATCGGCGGGGTGGTGCAGCAGGCGGTTGCAGCCCATAATGGCAACCGGGCGGCGGCAGCGCGCCAGCTGGGTATCAGCCGCACGACGTTGTGGAGATATTTGAATAAGAGTGAAGAGGACTTTGTATAG
- the dinD gene encoding DNA damage-inducible protein D: MDKRKIEQIRLQYDSVIHNVVDADIEFWYARELMLLLGYERWENFDKAISRAMESCDTSGITVSDHFREVTKMVELGSGAKRNVKDYMLTRYACYLIAQNGDPKKEEIAFAQSYFAVQTRKQELIEERIALIERTEARVRLRESEKRLSQNIYERGVDDAGFGRIRSKGDKALFGGYSTQEMKKRLGVKDKRPLADFLPTLTIAAKNLATEMTNYNVEEKDLQGEGSITGEHIQNNRSVRDMLGQRGIKPENLPPSEDIKKLERRVKSQEKKIIEQAGKLPEMHNDES, translated from the coding sequence ATGGATAAAAGAAAAATCGAACAGATTCGTCTGCAATATGACAGTGTGATACACAATGTTGTTGATGCAGATATTGAATTTTGGTATGCTCGTGAACTGATGTTATTACTTGGTTATGAGCGGTGGGAAAATTTTGATAAAGCAATTAGTCGTGCAATGGAATCGTGTGATACATCAGGTATAACGGTATCAGACCATTTTCGTGAGGTCACGAAAATGGTTGAATTGGGGAGTGGTGCAAAAAGGAATGTTAAAGATTATATGCTCACTCGTTATGCCTGCTACTTGATTGCACAAAATGGAGATCCTAAAAAAGAAGAAATTGCGTTTGCACAAAGCTATTTCGCAGTTCAGACAAGAAAACAGGAATTAATCGAAGAACGGATAGCATTGATTGAAAGAACAGAGGCTCGTGTCAGACTTCGAGAATCCGAAAAACGCTTGTCTCAAAATATTTATGAGCGAGGTGTAGATGATGCAGGTTTTGGGCGTATTCGTTCCAAAGGCGACAAAGCTCTGTTTGGAGGTTATTCTACGCAGGAAATGAAAAAGCGGCTTGGTGTAAAAGATAAACGGCCATTAGCAGATTTTCTTCCAACACTTACTATTGCAGCCAAAAATCTTGCAACAGAAATGACGAATTACAATGTGGAAGAAAAGGATTTACAGGGCGAAGGATCCATCACCGGAGAGCATATTCAAAATAATCGTTCAGTCCGGGATATGCTTGGGCAACGAGGAATTAAACCGGAAAATCTGCCGCCTTCTGAAGATATTAAAAAGTTAGAGCGGCGTGTAAAATCTCAGGAAAAGAAGATTATTGAGCAAGCGGGGAAATTACCGGAAATGCATAATGATGAGAGCTGA
- a CDS encoding DUF4317 domain-containing protein, whose amino-acid sequence MIKKEISEIKRQFTPSNCSITRICGCYVDGEKNKKTEFKEAFLSLPEDDMFKYFEILRKNLSGTLGKNLLNLEFPLDSEMEGGPQEFLLKLRNSRLQDDEILDAFYDRIIETYDYVGNYLILLIHDAYDIPGKTSDGIEMEDASDEVYSYIMCSICPVDLSKPGLSYDELENSFKNRVRDWVVGMPEMGFLFPAFNDRSTDLHATLYYSKNGDDLHDSFIEQMLGCPLPLPAGYQKESFQAIIEETLGDACSYETVKTIHENLSEMLEEHKDAPEPLVLDKYQVKSLLEHSGVEEEQLETFDKTFDETAGERAAIFANNIVNTRVFEVKTPDVIVKVNPERTDLIETREIDGRQCLVIAIDGGVEVNGIMVKGGAQGEEETQ is encoded by the coding sequence ATGATAAAGAAAGAAATATCCGAGATCAAACGCCAGTTCACCCCGTCCAACTGCTCGATCACCCGCATCTGCGGCTGCTATGTGGACGGTGAAAAAAATAAGAAAACAGAGTTTAAGGAGGCCTTTTTATCCCTGCCGGAGGACGATATGTTCAAGTATTTTGAGATCCTCCGCAAGAACCTTTCCGGCACCCTTGGGAAAAACCTGCTGAATCTGGAATTCCCCTTAGACTCCGAGATGGAAGGCGGCCCGCAGGAATTTCTGCTGAAGCTCCGTAACAGCAGGCTACAGGATGACGAGATCCTGGATGCGTTCTACGACCGTATCATCGAGACCTACGATTATGTGGGCAACTACTTGATCCTGCTGATCCACGACGCCTATGACATCCCCGGCAAGACCTCAGACGGCATCGAGATGGAGGACGCCTCCGACGAGGTGTACAGCTACATCATGTGTTCCATCTGCCCCGTAGACTTGTCAAAACCGGGCTTAAGCTACGACGAGCTGGAAAACAGCTTTAAGAACCGGGTCCGCGACTGGGTCGTCGGGATGCCGGAAATGGGCTTCTTATTCCCGGCGTTCAACGACCGTTCCACCGACTTACACGCGACCCTGTACTACTCGAAAAACGGAGACGACTTACACGACTCCTTCATTGAGCAGATGCTTGGCTGCCCGCTTCCGCTGCCCGCCGGATACCAGAAAGAATCCTTCCAGGCAATCATCGAGGAGACCCTGGGCGACGCCTGCAGTTATGAAACAGTGAAGACCATACATGAGAATTTAAGCGAGATGTTGGAAGAGCACAAGGACGCCCCGGAGCCGCTGGTCCTGGACAAATACCAGGTCAAATCCTTACTGGAGCACAGCGGCGTGGAGGAAGAACAGTTAGAGACCTTTGACAAGACCTTTGACGAGACCGCCGGAGAACGGGCAGCCATCTTTGCCAACAATATTGTCAACACCCGTGTGTTTGAGGTGAAGACCCCCGACGTCATAGTCAAGGTGAACCCGGAGCGCACCGACCTAATCGAGACCCGCGAGATCGACGGCCGCCAGTGCCTGGTCATCGCCATCGACGGCGGGGTGGAGGTCAATGGGATCATGGTGAAAGGCGGCGCGCAGGGAGAAGAAGAAACCCAATAG
- a CDS encoding class I SAM-dependent methyltransferase — protein sequence MNIDMITALKKPSIYTKSESAFWDDEYISKQMLKAHLDPDFEGASRKLDFIEQSASWIKELLPPAQYPRLLDIGCGPGIYAEKFAQAGYNVTGIDFSRRSIEYARQSAQDKNLDISYLYQNYLEMDLDSQFDLATMIYCDYGALSTDDRRILLGRIHHHLKPGGKLLLDVFSMKKFNDFQERQTWEISPGNGFWRSSQYMEINGQYKYSENVTLDLIAIITEQEITPYYLWNTCFSEESLTKEVTHSNFNVCKLFGNVAGGPSHTESDTIAVLLERP from the coding sequence ATGAACATCGACATGATCACAGCATTAAAGAAGCCCTCCATTTACACTAAATCAGAGTCTGCATTTTGGGATGATGAATATATCTCAAAGCAAATGCTGAAAGCCCATCTGGACCCGGATTTTGAGGGAGCCAGCAGAAAGCTTGATTTTATTGAACAATCCGCATCCTGGATCAAAGAGCTGCTCCCGCCCGCCCAGTATCCGCGTCTCCTCGATATCGGATGCGGCCCCGGTATCTATGCCGAGAAATTTGCACAGGCAGGATATAACGTAACCGGGATTGACTTTTCCAGGCGTTCCATCGAATACGCAAGACAGTCCGCTCAAGACAAAAACCTGGATATTTCTTACCTGTATCAGAACTACTTAGAGATGGACCTCGACAGCCAGTTTGACCTTGCCACCATGATTTACTGTGACTACGGCGCCCTGTCAACAGACGACCGGCGAATTCTCCTTGGCAGAATCCATCACCACCTGAAACCGGGCGGAAAACTGCTGCTGGACGTGTTCTCCATGAAAAAATTTAACGACTTCCAGGAACGGCAGACCTGGGAGATCTCCCCCGGCAACGGCTTCTGGAGATCCAGCCAATATATGGAAATAAACGGCCAATACAAATACTCAGAAAATGTAACGCTGGACCTCATCGCCATCATAACCGAGCAGGAAATAACCCCCTACTATCTATGGAACACCTGCTTCTCAGAAGAAAGCCTTACAAAAGAAGTGACACATTCCAATTTCAATGTGTGCAAGCTATTCGGAAATGTAGCTGGCGGTCCCAGCCATACCGAAAGTGATACGATCGCAGTTCTGCTGGAAAGACCTTAG